ACGAAGAGTGAGTACAATGCCAGTTTGACCCTCACTTACTTTCCCTGTGACGTCAACGAACGGGAGCGGGTCTAGTAGCATACTATCCAAACAGACTACCTCCACATGAGGGTCAATAGGCGGGTCCAACCCCCCCAGCGACCCAGCCTCCCCCACGGGGAAGAGCGGGCTCGATCTCTAGACCACCTAAATGAATTATCCTGTCCCATCACAGCTGAAGTGTGGACTGGCTGCTTAACTGTCTGACATTACCTTCCCCGCGGAGTACCGAAGGGATTGCGTTGTAATGCCTAAGGCTGCTTGATCCCTCCTGCGATGAAGTGCGGCCCAGTCCTTAGCTACTTGACAACTTACCTTCCTCATGTGCATCGACAAGCAAGAGTGGATCCAGTCTCAAACTATCTAATCCTTACCTCCCCGCGGGACTCTAAAGGGCTAGATGAGCCAAAGGCCATCTCGACCCTCCCGTAGGGAAGAGCGAGTTAGGCTTTACAGCCACTCGAATACTTATTCTGACCTCTGTCACAACGAAGAGTGGGATCAGCACCAGCCTGACCCTCCTTCCTCATGGTGCCAACGGATGGAAGGGGGTCCAGTCGCATACTACCCTAACAAACTACCTTCACGTGAGGGATGATAGGAAAACTTAGACCCGGCTCGGTCTGACCTCCCCATGGAGGAGAGTTGGTGCAACCCATTGGGTGGCCGAACAACTTACCTTGTCTTGCCATGGTGAAGAGCAATCTGATTCTAAGGTCGTCAACTAATTACATGccctgggggggggggggggggggcaaagTGGAAGGTTGTGGTTTGAGACACCCCTACCACTCATTCAAAGGAGTCTGGGTCAGTCTCAAGATTACCCGACAAAACTTTAGAAAGATTGTCACCTCCAATAGATAACGTCTCAAAGCTTCACCACACATCAGCCACACAACTCAGGTTAGCGAAtgtcaataatttttttgtactaTATTTTGACTTCCACAGCGTACTCAAACAATCAGCCCCCTTTCGCAAAGCACGAGGGTCAACAAGACTAGTTCCAGCCTAAGTGTTGCTCGACCTCTGCTGAAAGATTCAATGCTAGTCCGGCCTTTACTTGTAGCTTGGCCACATCTTGCCAAGTGTGAGGGTCAACGAGGCGAGTTTGGACATTACTTGTTGCTCAACCTCTGCCAAAGATTTAGAGCGAGTCCAGCCTTTACTTGCAGCCAAAGAATACTCATTTTTGCTTAATAGGGTATGTAGCATATATAGTGTGTGTGTCGAAAATGCTAAATCtatgtaataaaaatttatttctccaTATCTCAACTATTGatgtattaaaaattataaaatttgaaattcaaaataaaactaatagaaTGAgtgttgaaaataaaattgtaagtaaaaatataagtacATGTAGCACTACTCTATATGTATACCATGCACCAAACTTCCATATCATTAACATGGACTTATGAAGTTGTACCTAAAtgaatacacatatatataccctTTAAAtctgcttagaaaaaaaatacccTATAAATCAAAATGAGGTTTTAGTTATGTATAGATTCTACTTAATTAAGATAGGTCAATAAAAGTTTCATATCTAACGggttgtttggatgttgagatagtttcatcttatctcatcacatCTCAACACCATTCAAACgtacactttttaatttttaatttttaatttttttttatccaatcattatttaatcattacaacctttctaaattttcaaataaaacacaaaaaataattcaaatttttcatatctcaaaataaaaataatattaaaaatttatattattatattattttaactttataatatttttattcatttttttctttcatatttattaaaatctcataaaatattataactcaaatcatttcattactattcattaattttttatctcattttattttccaaacACCTTTTTCTTTCGAATCTCTTAATATATTCTTTAGTGCCTACAGTCTAGTTAGCGTTTGTTTTCTGAAAAGTTAAAAGAGTCGTACGTTAGTAGGGAAAACGACAAGCTTTGACTCTTTTTCGTGTGACTATTTAGTATTTAATAGAGTGCTACGTTTTGCAAAGTAATCTATCAAAAAGATTGAAGTGTTGTAAACTAAATGAAAATTAGAGAGAACTTCAAagacaaaagagagagaattcatATTTCTATGTATCTGAACTTAGAAATATGTTCATATATATAAGGATATAAAGGTCTTAATTGACGGCTAAGACTTGGTCAATAATGACGACTAAATGTGATCATACAATACAAGTTAGTTTATAACACGAAGGCGTTTATTTGGTTATACTTTTACGTATTCTCTTACAGGTACAAATAAAATTGAAGTCATAATAATAGAAATGCCCAAAGTTGAGACGTGATCATTTGGTTGAGTTCTGAAGCATTTGTACAGATGAGTACTTGATTGGGTTGAGTTCCCAAGCAATCGTAACACAATTTTTTTAAGTGGACTTAATTATCCTTCCAATGAGTTAAGAGTATTTGATTGGTTTGAATATCCGTTACAATCTTTGCCATCCAATATTCACAGAAATAGACTCATTATCTTAAAAATGTTTGGTAGCTTCATCAAGCTTAAGGTACATACAATTATaatcttcaataattttttttcctttaatctaTTTGGTAAACtcctttcaatttgtttttttcttttttaaccaaATGTGACAACTATGTTTTTTTATCGTTGTAATTTCTTAACAATAGTTCCAGATCTTTCAAGCAtcccaaatttgaaaaaattgattgtcCATTAATGGTGTACAAGTTTAGTTAAGGTGCATGATTACGTCGAATCCCTAGATAATCTTTCTCATTTGAGTTTTTCCCTTTGTTCTAGCATCAAAGTTTTCCCAACAAGCCTCATATACTTAGGGATTGCTCTAGCCTTCGTGATTTTCCTAAAATCgaatatgaaatgaaatatttaagttCATTGAATCTAGGTGGCTCTGTAGTAGAAGAACTGCCTTTATCCACTAGAAATCTCACTGGACTTGAGTTTTTATATCTAGATGATTGCAAAAACCTAATACATCTCCCAATTAACAACATTCTTCAGTTGCAACATTTATCCAATCTTTGTATTGGTGGTTTTACAAATCTTGTAAAGAAGATGGGAGATAATATAAAATCCATTCTGCTTATTGAGTATACAACAATGGAAGACGAGATATCATCGAGTGAAGAATGACTCTAGGAATTGGCACCTCCAACGAATTCAAGCAATGGGATGAGCAATGCATTACAAGTGTTAAATCGTCAAAATTTTTTCTAATCAGAATCAAATTTCTTTCCAACATCAAGTTTCTTCACCATGTTTAATTCTTCAGCGACTTCGGATTATTTACGTCTATCAGAATCTGAAATTGTTAACCTTCCCACATGCGTCAAAGGATTTGTTGCACTAAGTCACCTCAACTTGTTAGATTGCGagaaacttgaagaaatattaGAACTTCCACCAAATATAAGATTAGTATGTGCTAGGGGATGGAAGTCATTAATAAAGATTTGCAGAAATATCAAAAGTATTGGAATTCAAAGGAATCCACATCAGATCACTATAAACAATTGGATTGCAAGGTAGTGACAAAATTCATGAGAACATTTGGAATTATAAAGTGCCAAATTCATTATTGTGAAAGGTATGCATGtgtctcattctctctctcaagtCTTTATAAGTTGTGactttaaaattgatgatgatgatgatgatattagCTTAACAAGGACATTATGATGCCATTATGTTGCTGGAAAATCAGATACTAGAGTGGTTCTGGTATCAGaaggaatttttaaaaaatgaaattgttaAGAGAGTGGATGATGATGTCCAACTAAAGGGAAATGAAGAATGGGTAACAAATATTGAGCGGCCACAGTATTTGGAGGATATAAACAGAATTGTAGTATATGccattatgttttttaaaaaggatGGTAAGCgtgagaatttttattttaatgctgAGGTAACCATTAACAACTCAAATCATATATGGTGTTGAGGACTATTATTTTAAAGGGTGATTCTCTACAGGTTATCAATGCCATTACTAATGCAGGAGTCATGGACTAGAGCTGGTATGCTTGTAAATGAAATTAATGATAAGCTTAGGAGTTTCACCAAGTGGTCTGTGCACCatgttaaaaaagagattaatgTTGCTGCCCATCAGTCCATGCAGTTTTGGCAAAAGATGCCTTACTCAtttatgatattattgttgATATGGAGGACTATCCTTCATGTATTCTTTTCTTGATTTAAAGGAattgatcaataaaataatattcctttaaaaaaaaatcatgtatggCTTATCGATTGTCATGAAGAGCTATATTTGTCTAATGGTGATATAAGGAATAAATTCGGAGGCCAACATGGAGTACCGGTGCAGTACTCCGAGTTAGAGTCATTTGAGCTAAAGGCTTTGGATAATTTGAGAGTTCAACTTCTTCCCTATTGTAGTTGGTACCGTTTTATAGAAGTTGAGGGTTAATGTTGTATACAAGCATAGAATGGATTGATAATATGTTGCTGGAAATGGTatgttacaaaataaaataaaaaatagtattgaaaaaaatacattaaaacagTACAcatcttatattaaattacaATCCATAAAGCAATTACACAAAATACTTGCTTTATATTCTAAGCAATTACATTATATTACAATCCATAAAAGCAACTTTAGACTTCTCAAGGCACATCAAAGTACAAAACCTGTAAACTTGATCCAAAAACTCTGATCTCTTAAACCACATACCTATGTTATCAAACTGGAAGGAAAAAAGCAAGAGGAGAGAGAATGGTTCACTTGCACAAAAGGCACCTGACAAACATCAGAACTGGTACAAAGCTTGGAGTGAAACTCCAATAGTTACCACATGCTTTTGCAATGAACATGGCATCCAAGACTCTCAACTTGCAACAGCAaaatcgtgtcaaaatctcaaatcatATTTAGCATGCACATAGATGATGCTATATTATCTAATCACAAATTTATGCTATATTATTTGATCCTTTGAGTATATTGGTGCACCTATAACAGCCGACTCACAAGCCGCATCTCAAGTAACGAAAACAATGAAAGCTACGGAAATGGAAACTGTAGAAACAGAGGATACGGAAATGGAAGCTGCAGAAACAGAGGATATGGAAATGGAAAGCTACGGAAAAGGAAGCTATGGAAATAGAGGCTACTGAAATGGAAACTGCTATCAGTTACCACAAATCAAGCATAAGAGAATCGCATGAATTCTGGGatttgaattttgtattttgaatgTATATGACATATCTTCTTTtgtttgtaatatatatatagaaacacTTGTACGTAAATTgacaataaatgaaaaagaaacagaGGTGATCTTCATCCATTCTTCTCTAAACGTTTTACATGGTATCGAGCCATTAGACCAACGTcatctttctaaaaaaattttcttttcccccCCTCTTCATCATGCCTGCAGTTCAGCCCACCCAACTCCCTCTCTTTAATCCTACTTCCTCCCTCAACATTACTAAACTCAGTCGTACTAATTATCCCACCTGGAAGGCCACCATGCTTCCCTATCTGAAAGGCCAAAAAGTTTTTGGCTACCTCGATGGTTCTCTCAAGCCACCGTCCAAAGAACATGTTGCCGACAATGGCACCACGACTCCAAATCCTCTTTTTGATGTTTGGGAAACTCAAGATAATTTAATTCTTAGTTGTCTCAACTCCTCTCTCACTGATGAAGTTCTTGAGCAAGTTGCTCACTACACCACTTCTCATGAAGTGTGGCTTGCTCTCACATCCTCTTTTGCCTCTCAGTCCAGAGCTCAAATCATTCAAATCCGCACTCAACTCTCAACAGCTCGCAAAAACAATCAGACAGCAAGTgaatatttcatgcatattaaaCGTCTCACAGACAACCTCGCCATTGCTGGTCAACCCTTGAACCCTGATGACACCCTCACATATTTACTTGCTGGTTTGGGACCAGAATATGATTCCCTTGTCACTACCATCTCTGCTCACGGTGAGTCACTGACAATGGAAGAGGTCTACTCTATGCTTCTTATCTACTCTATGCTTCTTACTTGTGAAGCTCACATAACACACCACTCCCAGATTCCTCCAACCATGAATGTGTCCGCCAATGTAGCTGCACGCCAGCATAATTTTTCTCGTGGTCATGGTAGCTCCAGTAGAGGCCGTGGCTTTTGGAGGCTCAAATCGTGGCACTGGTAGAGGTAATTTCTCACCCCGTAATTCTGACTTGTGGTGCCAACTATGTGAAAAATTTGGCCACACTGCCTCTCGATGTTTTAAGCGCTATGATCCCCACTttctaccaccaccaccacgtCGGACTGCACAAGCCAACCTCTCCACCACCCAAACTCAGCAGCCGCCTGAACAAGAGTGGCATGTTGACTCTGGAGCAATGCATCATCTGACCAACAATTTCAATAATCTTAATGTACGTGGCGAAGAATATGTTGGCACTGATCAAATCCAAGTTGGTGATGGTTCAGGTTTGTCTATAACCCACACTGGTACCACGTCTTTATCCACACCTTCAAAATCATTTGttcttgataaaattcttgTTGTTCCCCAAATCACAAAAAATCTAATCTCTGTTCAAAAATTTACTCGAgataataatgtttattttgagtttcacaacaatttttttctcatcaaGGACTACTTGGGGAACGTCCTTCATAAGGGCCATAGCAAAGATGGGTTGTACTGTCTTTCTCATCCACTTCAACGAGTTACCTCATCTTCCTTCGTCGGTGTTCGTATTTCCATCTCTGATTGGCATCGTCGACTAGGCCATGCTAACTTTCGAACTATCAATAATGTCTtaaattctaataaaatttcTGTTGATGTCAATAAAAGGCAATCTGTTTGCCCTGATTGTGAGATGGCCAAAAGCCACAATTTGCCTTTTGTAAACTTTGTTAATCATGCATCTCGACCTTTAGAACTTATTTTTTCAGATGTGTGGGGACCAAGTGCTGTTACATCTAGCTATAAGTCTCGTTATTATGTTTGTTTCTTGGACGATTGTACAAAATTTATTTGGCTTTTTTCCCTCAAAAATAAATCTGAAGTTGAAAATATTTTCCTCCAATTTCAAACATATGTTGAACGGCACTTTGATGCAAAAATTAAAGCGGTTCAAACTGATTGAGGAGGTGAATTTTGCCGACTCAACACTTATTTCAAAAATTGTGGAATTGAACATCGTATTGCTTGTCCCTATACTCATGAACAAATGGGTTCGGTAAGGCGACATCGACAAATTGTTGAAATGGGACTTGCCTTATTAGCTCATTCAAACCTTCCTCAATATTATTGGGAAGATGCTTTTCTAACGGCTACATATATTATCAATCGTTTACCCACTAAAATCTTGAATAATCATTCTCCATTTGAAAAAGCATATCACAAAAAGCCAAATTACGATTTTATGTGTGTCTTTGGTTGTGCTTGTTGGCCCAACCTACGACCCTATAATCGTCACAAAATTGACTTTCGATCCAAAACTTGCATTTTTGTTGACTATAGTCTCTCACATCAGGGGTATAAATGCCTGGACTTATCTACAGGAAAAATCTATGTCTCTCGACACGTGGTCTTTGATGAATCCCTCTTTCCATATCAAAAATCTGATCCTATCTCTCTCAATCCCACTCAATCCGAAATAACATCCCTTCCTCTTACTTTAAACTCCACTTGTCCACACACTCTAACTTTACATGCAGGTGGTGACGTCCCCCCACTTCCTTCCATGCCAATTGTCTTTGATCAAGTGCCACACAATTCTCCACCGACAATGCAAATGCCACATGCCTCTCCACCAATATTGAATCATTCAGATGATGCCAACGCCCCAAACTCACATGCTACATCTCATTCGGCGCCTACTTTTCTTCCACAAAACAGTACCTTGCCAAACCAAGTGGCTACCTCTACGTCCACACACCGCATGGTGACACGGTCACAAACAAATAGCCTCACACCAAAGATTCCATACGTGAGATACATCAAATATCCACTGCCCAAAGCACTTCTTGCCGAGGTAAATCCTTCCTATATTGAGCCTAGTTGTTTCACCGAAGCAAATAAACACTCACATTGGAGGAATGCAATGCTTTCTGAATTCAATGCTTTAATTTAAAATGGCACTTGGGATCTCGTCCCATCTCGAAGAGACTATAATCTTGTTGGAAATAAATGGGTGTACCGTGTCAAAAAAAAGGCGGACAGTAATATTGAACTATTCAAAGCTCGTCTTGTTGCTAAAGGCTTCCATCAACAAGAAGGTGTTGATTTCACTGAGACTTTCAGCCCAGTTGTTAAACCAACCACCATTCGCCTAGTCATCTCTCTTGCAGTCTCTAACAATTGGCCATTACGTCAATTGGATATTCAaaatgcatttcttcatggatTTCTTCAAGAGGATGTTTATATGCACCAACCGCAATGATTTATTCATCCGGATTATCCTCATCATGtttgcaaattaaaaaagagtCTCTATGGCCTTCGACAGGCCCCAAGAGCATGGTTCTCTCGCCTCACAGATCAACTGCAAACTCTTGGTTTTGCAGCCTCAAAGGCTGACACATCTCTCTACACTTTTTGGCAaggaaaaattcaattaattatcctcatctatgtggatgatataaTTGTTACAGGTTCGGATGCTAAGCATATTGATGCATTAGTTGGCACTTTATCAACTATTTTTCCAGTTAAAGATCTTGGGCACCTGTCTTTCTTCCTTGGTGTTGAAACGTTGCGTAATGGTGATGATTTATTCTTAACTCAGCGCAAATATATTGGTGATTTATTACAGAAATTGAATCTGGATCAAGTAAAACCATGTACAGCTCCACTGGCAACCACCTGCCATCTCTCTAAATTTGAAGGTGCCGATTTTTGTGATCCTCAACTCTATCGAAGTACTGTTGGCGCATTACATTACCTTGGTTTTACACGTCCGGATATAGCCTACAGTGTTCATCGTGTAAGCAAGTTCATGCATCAGCCTAAAGAACCTCATTGGTAGGCGGTGAAGCGAATTCTTCGCTACCTTAAGCATACCATTTCATTCGCCCTTCACTTCTCTAGACAAAATGATCAAGCTCTTCATAGCTtcagtgatgctgattgggcaggggATAGAGACGACCGTAGAAGTGTGGGTGCTTACTGTATTTTTCATGGCAAAAATTTAGTCTCATGGAGCTGTAAACAACAGCAAACCGTGGCAAGAAGCAGCACTGGGTCCGAATACAAGTCCCTGTCCAACGCTGCCGCTGAGCTTCAATGGATTCTATATGATCtacatatttctcttcctaAATGTCCAACGTTATGGTGTGATAATATTGGTGCTACATATCTCTCATCCAATCCGGTGTTTCACGCCCGCACCAAGCATATTGAAATCGATTTTCATTACGTGCGTGATCAAGTCCTACGGAAGAAGCTTCAAGTTTCATTTCTATCCTCCAAAGACCAGTTAGCAGACTTGCTCACCAAAGCGCTGAATGCTCCTCGATTCACTCTCTTACGAGCCAATCTTCAATTGCAGGATCTGCCATTTCGATTGCGGGGGGATATTGGTGCACCTATAACAGCCGACTCACAAGCCGCATCTCAAGTAACGGAAACAATGAAAGCTACGGAAATGGAAACTGTAGAAACAGAGGATACGGAAATGGAAGCTGCAGAAACAGAGGATATGGAAATGGAAAGCTACGGAAAAGGAAGCTATGGAAATAGAGGCTACTGAAATGGAAACTGCTATCAGTTACCACAAATCAAGCATAAGAGAATCGCATGAATTCTGGGatttgaattttgtattttgaatgTATATGACATATCTTCTTTtgtttgtaatatatatatagaaacacTTGTATGTAAATTgacaataaatgaaaaagaaacagaGGTGATCTTCATCcattcttctctaaacattttaCAGAGTAGAATATTCATCACTAACTGCACAAAAGCAGCCTTTTAGAGTCGACCtcaattgataaacaagaaagAAATTCAGCAATCCATTAATAAATTAACAAGTGCTCCCACAAACttaaaacaataacaaaaattctatttacagtcacttttacgtactcttttATGTATTCCATTGATATgatttgttatatattaaaaaaattgaagcagCTAATCACATCAGTGAAGTGTGTAGggagtacgtaaaagtgactatatgtaatattacttaAAAGACTAAATTAACTTCACATgaatatttacaaaataaagaaatttctaAACTTGCAACTTGCAAATAAACAAATGTAAACTTGAAGATAGAAgaaataccagaatttttcaaCTTGCAACTTCAAACCTGTAAACTATAACTAGAGGAAAGATCAGTTTCAATAACATGGAAAAAACATAGAACCAATCACGACTTTGGTGCTTGATAAGATACTCATGGTCACATTTGGAGCCAAAGATTTAGCGACATTTAGTTGGCAAAATAACCCACCTAATCAAGAACAAGCAACATTTAACTTTTATCACATCAGCAAAATCATAAGAAAAAGCCAAAACACTCAAAACAGATGACTGGATTTTATGCAAGCTTGTTTGGTTTTGTTCTTTAATAAGATCACATACCCCACCAGttttgaaataagaaaaattccaaACACTCAATTCCTTAACCGATTATTAAACTTTTATGATTGAAAAAATATGGGATAATTTCAGATACATGAAAGGGTCTCTCTCAACAACGGTGAGGTTGAGAGAGCGAATTCAAAAACAGAGTAGGAATCAAAGTTGCATTGAAAATAGAGTAATAATACTGCCCAATATTCAAAATGCAGTAACAAAACCACTCTCTCAAGGAACAAATCTAACTAGCAGGACACATTTGAAGAAGTCCTTGTAGCATGCCAACCAAAAGGTGAAGAGATCTAAGATATTGTAAGAATTCAAGACCAAAAAGAACCATATGTGCATTGTATTCGAACTACAATTGGATACCAGACTGGACATGATCCATCCCACTTCAAGCATGTTATACATCATCCATCCCACTACAGGGGTATCCTTAAGGTGCCTCTAAGCAATCCGTACATAGTAGTgttgtataactatatagccaAACAAGAAGAAAGAGAGGCCAAGTATTCCCCTATTTAATCAACAAAACAAATTTGATTTATACATAGCTAAGATACCTAGCTAAAACAAATATGATGTATAATATTTGAGACCTCGAAGCAACTAGTATGTGTAATGCGATTGAATTAGTATTAAGAACATTGATAATTAGAAATTAACTAAAGCTTTATATGGTTGAGGGACATATTAGATCTTAGTAATGCAAGACCAAGACCAACATTCCTCAGACCATATTGAGAGATGCATAGAGGAGAATGCAAGAGGAATACTAGGAACCACTCAAGTATTGTTTGTTTGCATCGTCTGTACTAGATGAAACCACTCTAGGGGCAAAGGAGCACTTGTTAATTAGTCTCCCAAAAATACACTCAGTACAGGAGTCCACATATACAACGTTTTCTTTTTAACATTCAGCTTTGTGGTATAAAATCACTAAAAATAGTTAAATACCACATAGACTATTTAGTGGCAAATCAACGTTGTCGTGAAAGAAATCAAGGTGTTAGAATTATGTTTTTACATCCAGATTCTTTGCaacaataaatttgatttggtcGCAAGAAGTTATTTCTAGTCATGAATTTTTACAAGTAGGAAATAAAACGACTGGAATTCAAAAAATTGACATTTTGCGATCAAATCAAAATTGTCGTAAAAGAATTGgttgaaaaaaaatcatttttcttatagtgtttTTTGCAGCAACCAAAAAAGGTtgcaaaaacttaaaattttatcgcagtaaaaaaatttaccatTAGAATTGCTGTATGACACCATTTGCGATAAAACCTAGCATTGAGTTTAATTTCCCtgcaaatgatattttttagcGTCGATTTGATGCATGTGTATAATGCATCATTTGATTGGGTTAGTCTAGTTGTATCAGATGCATGTGTCTAATGCCAGCATACAAGTGACTTGTTCTATATTCTTGTTAACTTGAATAACGGTGTATTGTTTTCTCGCGAGACTCTGACTTAACAAAATATGGTAtagaagagtttttttttttttttaatcatctcgCAATTCAGTATGGAGAGTACATCTTCCAAATCAGAaggtttgattttaaaaaatttaaaaattttattatctttaaatcaaatttaaaaattaaaaaattttaaattaaattattacgACCCGAAACTGTAGGGGATACTGGATACCATACCCTCAAACTGTAGGAATAtacgtttttcttttttaatttttctttaaaaaaaaaaaaattgttactcGGAAGGCCATTTTAAACCCCTCTCAGCCGTTCGATCAGTACCAAATGCTATGGCCAAAACCGCCGCAACCTCTcgcttcctcctcttcttcttcctcctcttcctgACGACCGCGCCAAAACCCTCGCACTCTCTCGTCTACTCACAGTACCGAACCTTCGTATCCCTCGCCCAATCTCTCACGACACGCGTGGCCAACCTGCGTGCCTCCCGGGGAGACTTTACGGGCTCGCGTCGGGCCAAGGACATCGCCGAACAGCTCGAGCGCGGTCTGGGGCTGGGGTTATGGGGGTTCACGTGGTCGGTGGGCTGGGACTACGTTAAGAACTACGCATGGAGGGAAGTTAGCTATGACGATCTGTACGGAGCCATTACGGACGCGAACGAGCTGCTGAGACGCCTGGGGGAGTTGACCCGGACGGACTCGGGGGCGGATAGTGCGGAATGGGTCGGGCGGAATTACCAAAACGTCCTAGGCATCTCTAGCTCCCTCTTGAAAAGGCTTCTCAACGTGTTTCGTCAATCGGTAATTAtcctttttccctctctatttttttggttgaatctttattttttggtagCGTTGGagtgatatataaatatatatatagatatatatatatatatatatatatatatatatttatatgtgggTTAAATGCTAAAAAtagtgattggttggttggaaTGTAGGGGACGTTGAGGAAAGTGGTGGAGACGGTGGAGACGGAGGTGGTGGATGGAGGGTTCCTGAAGGACTGTCTGGAAGTGGGTACCAATGACTTGAAGGGTTTGCTTCAAATAGTCAAAGACTTGGCTTCACAATTCTATTCCTCATCCTCCGGTAATGATGGGCGAGATCTATGATAAACACAACcccatggttttttttttttttttttcactttaccAGTGAATAGTAGTTTTGAGTCAATCAAGTAGGAAATTCAAGGTTGACGCAAGGAGAAGAGATGCTTCAGTACATAAATTGGGGCGTGAAAAGAGTAGAAAGTGTTGATACTGATAGATCAATGTAGCAAGAAATCTCAATCCCATCTCACATTTGGTAGTCTATTATCAAGTTTTTGTCTTTAGGCTGGTATCCTAAAATCTGCTCTACTGCTTCAAGACTGGTTTTTTATTCCATCTCGGACATCTGTTTCCTCCAAACTCAAAAATGGTGTTCATCCTAGCTTttatcatctcaattcaaatttAGGACAGagcagtttttttatgatatt
This sequence is a window from Carya illinoinensis cultivar Pawnee chromosome 9, C.illinoinensisPawnee_v1, whole genome shotgun sequence. Protein-coding genes within it:
- the LOC122277394 gene encoding uncharacterized protein LOC122277394, with amino-acid sequence MAIKCLRSRLLFRFLDHREMEELGAIQRHLGRSPLLETVVTNPKGSAISIAGGYWCTYNSRLTSRISSNGNNESYGNGNCRNRGYGNGSCRNRGYGNGKLRKRKLWK
- the LOC122274976 gene encoding uncharacterized protein LOC122274976, whose amino-acid sequence is MAKTAATSRFLLFFFLLFLTTAPKPSHSLVYSQYRTFVSLAQSLTTRVANLRASRGDFTGSRRAKDIAEQLERGLGLGLWGFTWSVGWDYVKNYAWREVSYDDLYGAITDANELLRRLGELTRTDSGADSAEWVGRNYQNVLGISSSLLKRLLNVFRQSRTWSVGWDYVKNYYAWREVSYDDLYGSVKDANELLRRLGELTRTDSGADRAKWVGRNDQNILGISGSRLKMLLNVFRQSGTLRKVVETVEREIVDGEFLKDCLEVGTNDLEGLLQIFSDLALQFHSSASGNDGRVL